The nucleotide sequence GGCAGCCACTACCGCCCAATGCCAAAACTTCTACGAGATCGGAGGTAACATATTTACCACTAATCCCCTGGCTCCGCAGGCTGTGGCAGCCGGTTTCGCTCAAGCTCCGCCACCCACTGCACAAACGATGGTCACGTCCAAGCCACAGGGCGGTGGACGCTACAACAACAATCACCGCGGCAATCCCAACAGTGTGGGCGGCGCTAATTCGGGACCACGCGGCGAGTCGAGGGGCAAACCACCGCGGAACACACAAACTGCCTCGCACATCCAGGGAGGTAGCATTGTGCCCATCCAGATAACTGGCGCCATTCCAGGCGGAATGGTCAGCGTGGTGCCGGCCAACATTGTGCAGGATCCACTGCAGCAGGCCCccttgcagcagcagcagccgcagcaaGTGCTCCAGCAGATTCAGCAGCAGCCAACGAGCTCAGCTCAGCAGCAACAGGCCGCGGTGCAGGTGAACAGCTCCACTCGTCACTATCCCATCAAGAGCAACTGGAAAGGTGAGTTTCTAAAGGCCACTTTTGAGATAAACCTATTAATTAATGGTTCTCCAACACAGGTGGCATGCAGAAGAACCTTGACAAGAGCTATGGCGGTGGTGTGACCACCCATCATCACTATACCACCCAGGTGCAGGCACTGCCCGCCCACAGCCACCATCTGCAGgctcagcagcagcagcagcagcaacagggacaatcgcagcagcagcactaTCAATTGGCTTCCTCCAGCGCTGTCAGCGCTCCGCAAGTTACCTATGTCTCCACTGCTCCGGCTCAGCCGCAGCCCGGCCAGCATCAGCACCACCTTGTGGTTCAACAGACGcagccacagcagcagcagcaaccgcAGCAGCCGCAACAGGTAGCTCTTCAGCAAGTGCAGGTGCAGGAGCTGCAGGAAACTGGGGACGGCGTTGAGCACGGCTCTCACGCCATGCAGCAGGTGAatcgcagcagcaacatgtcTGCCAGTTCCTCCTCATCGCTGGCCACTTCGATTAGTAAGGAGCCACTGCAATGGCAGAATCGCCCGCGTCGTCGTCGGCGTGATGAGGAGGGCGGACTCAACTATTCCCCAGGCGGGCGAGTTGGGGTAAGTAATCTGCATAGAATATATAGCATAAACAACTTGAGAATTGGCAAATTCCGTCGATTGGAATTCAAATTTAACgtaattttaaaaaccaaGTTGCTGAACGTATAATATGTGGCTTACGCTAGATTTTTAGTGTGATTTATATTAACCCTTTTTACCGttctattttatttcagctctACGGCAGCTCACCCTCAAACCCACATCAGCAACAGCACCTGATGACAACTTCCTCTGGCAGCAATGTACAGTCAGGTGGCGGAACCGATGGCGGCGGAGCCTCCCATCGCGGCGGAGAGCGCCAGAGCCACTACAATACCATCCACGACGTCCCACCGCCCCAGCACCGTGGCAACTACAAGGGCAATAACTACAATCCGCACTACCACGCCCAGCATTCGTCGATGGCCAGTGGCTCGCACCACCACCATCACCACAACGCGCTGTCctcgcagcagcagcagcaccacaTGACCTCCGGCACTGGACAGCAGGGCTCGGGCCATCACTATCACCACCATCACCACCACAATTCGATTGGCAGCAATGTTGGCAACAGCGGCGGCTTGGGCGTCAGCAGTGGCGGTTCGGGTGGTGGAGGATCCGGCGGCGGATCGGGCAGCAACAGTCTGTCCGGCGGAAGCAACGAGCGCGGTATTCACCACAGCTCCTTGGGCTATCAGGGCCACCAGCATCAgcatcaacagcagcagcagcaacaacagcagcagcagcaacaacagcagccgCCGGCCCCAGTGCAGCCGCCGCAATTCGATCTGGAGGATGCCGCCTTTCCACCACTGCCAGCCACGTCAGCCACCGCACCACATACACCTCAGGCTACTGGTGGCGCCTCCCTGCATAACACTACCACCTTGTCCGCATCGTCGTCGGGTCTCGGCCAGAAGCAGGCTATGCACCAGCCGCAACAACAGCTGCATCAGCACCAGGTGTTGAACAGCAGCGTGGAAAGCGCCGGAGGCGAGGAGCAGCGCTCAAGCAATCAACAGGGAATAGAGAGCAGTAATATCCACTTAACGAACAGTTCCTCCGCCAACAACTGGGCGGAGAACCGCTTGTCTGATGTGGTGCGCACTGGTGGTGGCACTGGAGGAAAGGGCAAGGCCCGTAAAGATAACCGGCACCAACAGGGCCAGAACCAGCCGCATTTGGCCCACAActatcagcagcagcaacagcagcgtaATCCACCTGTTAGCCCCACGCCTGCCTTGGGTGCTGAGTACGGGCTCCAGCTTCAGGAGAGCAACAATACTAAGAACGTTACTAAGCAGAGCTCCAGTAACAACAATTCGATCCATGTGATAAAGTGTCAAACACCAAATATCAATGCCAGCAGCAAGGAGGAGGCAGCCGGAGcccagcagcaccagcagcagctgGACAAATTTAACAAGACTGAGGATGAACTGCATCCAAAGCAGCCGTCGCAGCAGCGACTGGTCGAAGGCTAtgtccagcagcagcaacagttgcCGCCGCTGGCTGGCCACACCGAGTATTCCGCTGCCCTGGCCGCGGGCGCGGGCGCCTGTAGCGTGATGGAGGGTGGTCTGACTACCAGTCTGGCCGAGTGCAGCCTCGGCCAGCATAAGAAGCCGCCCTCGGTGGCCGCCCTGCATGCCAAGAAAGAGGCCAATCTGCTGGAAAAAGGTGCCAGCAAGCACAAGAGCGTGGCCACGTCCACGTCGACAGAGAACCTCTCGGCTGCCGCCACTGCCAGCAAACTGAGCTATGCCCAGGTGGCCCAGCACCACAAGGCTGCGGCCGCCTCTGACAGCAAGGAAACTGGATCCGGTGGTTCCACCGGCACCCTGTCGCCCACCGGCAGCCACAAGATGGACCTAGTCTTTGGCGATCCCGCCGCCGTGGTAGCAGCCGTGGAGAAGAGTGGCCTGGCCACAGTTTCGACCGAGAAGCGCGCCGTAGGTGGCGCATCCCCAGCCGTGCTGTCTGGCAAAGCGAGCGGTGGTCTTCCGGCCACCAACACCACCCAAGGCAGCATTACTGTCGTGGTCTCGGCCAAAGAGAAAGGTAGGTTACATACCATTTGTCAAGATAACTAAACTAGATCGGGATTGTTTTACCTAATTTTGGCTTATTAATCAATTTATTGCTCTTCACAGATAATCGTCCCAATGCCTCCGTTCGCCAACTGAGCAAGGAGaaacagcaacaccagcagcaacattatGGCTCTGCAACAGAGCACAATACTAATGCCAATGTCGGCTCAGGGACTGGCGGCAACCGCAAGTCCAGGGCCAACAACTCTTAAGGGAAGGGAAGGGGAGAGGAAAGGAGAGGAGAACCGCGTTGCCAAAGCGAGGCAACTGTGAGATACCTTTGCAGGATGCCTCCGAGGATGCATCCGACTGTATATATATGAAATTCCATGTGTAAATATGAGCAAACCTTTTTGTTATACCTATAAGTGCTATAGATATTTACAAGCTAACTAAGGAGGCATACGAAAGGTGAGTTGTGGTGTTTACTTAATGAGTCGCTTACCCTATAACTTCCATCTTGCAGTAGTTGCCGCTGCTCGAGGGACGCGGAAACGAGAGCAGAGTAAGGACAGAAGGAGCAGCCGGCGACGCTTGGACCAGTTATCATATTAGTAGGCAAAGACGAAGAATGAATGGTGCATACCTTTTCTCCAGCTATATTTAATCAGTTACCAGTTAATGTTAATCTACCTAAGCTAATGTTACCTACGCTCGATGGGTAAACACTTAGTTTAGAGCCGCACGAAGGAGCAGACAGAGGAGAAGAGACAAGAGATGAATATGCCTAAGCTATCATTACGATTATCAATAACGATGCCGAGTGAATAAGTCTAAGAGGTTTGAGCGTAGTTAGCCAACTAGCATCGAACgacaaaacaaaactaaagCAAGCTAAGCCAAGCAGAGGAAGGGAGAATGAAATATTAGGTTTTATTGATAAATAACTGATGAACTCATGAATCACACGTTGATTTTACGTTACCATTATCTACGTTTAATATttcatcattttcatttttgctTACACATCAAAACATAATGTTTATAGCCAAAACAGAAGTACACAGATACGAGTACGTAGCGTACATAGCTATGTCTCCGCTAGTCCCACAGGTTAGGGTTACTTCTATTATTTagatatatattatatataatatatacgATTGTTTTGAATCATTGTAACATTTTAACGGATGATCTTGTTTGAGCAAGTCGTTATTTTTTATACAACTTGATTATGGGATTCTCGTACTTAGTTCACGACGACTTAAGGGATCCTTTACACAGACACACCTGAATACGCCTAGACAAACTTAACTTCCTCCCCCCAGACACCGACTCGTGTATACCCCTCATTTTTATACTTATATCGTATATCGTGGGAAGGacttacattttaaaattgcaTTTGTTTCCACATGAAAGCAATTTTCTCAGTTTGATGGTTTCACACGTCTATTTCAACAAACAAAGAAcgaaaatgaaatgaattaagaagttagtgCATTGCTAAATACTAAACTTTATCCTTACAAAGCGTAGGTGGACACAGCTCAGATCAGCTCATAAGACAAACACTATCTAATGTTATATTTACGACTTAGGACTCTATACAAAAAGGTGCCATAAACTaaaacacacacagacacacatgAAATTCAATGAGGTTTAGGACAACACAAAATAGGCATTTAAAACGAATTCTTTACCTATGTTTTACTGTCTCTCAATTTGAAAAGATGCTGCTTCATCCTCGCCTCCCCCCAAATTATATTGATGCTCATCCTAGATGTACCTTTGCATAGGATTGcgtatacattttatatatgATTTTCCCTTTTAATTGTTCACACTTTACGCACAAATTGATTTATGGAGTCttaatttattcaaatttaagAAGCATGTAAATTGATCCTGAAGCATAAAAACAATTGGCAAGGgagaaaagaaaaataatcAGTAGTCTTAAGAGCGTACACACGATATCTACAAACTATTCTAGGCATAAGAACTAAGTTTAGGTATGCATATATGGATATTCACTCGTAACTTAACAACATTATTTCTTCTGTTAGGTTTTTCCTTTATTTGAGAACAAAACGGCTCCGCCCTTTCACTtccaaaaaaaccaaaacgaaaccaatcattttcatttttccaTTCATAACTTAACCACAACTCAAACGAAGGAAACCCGCGTATTATTTTTCTTCTCTTTAATTACATGCTTATGAACCCACTGTGAACAAACCGAACAATGTTTTTTCAAAAGAAAAAAGTACTAATACTTTCAtccaaaatcaaaacaaaacgaaggagaaaaatgaaaatgaactCTAACACAAGACTTCCAACCaaaatgaaattgaaaatataaggaaaaaaaagaaaagaaaactaaaaaaccaatatatacacatatattttgtttctATGAAAACAATCGAATATGCTAAGTGCCTATACTAACTAATATGTAACATACGAGCTGGGTACAGACCGACCACTGAGCCAAGAACCAAAGTGACCCCCATCCGCCCATCGAAACGCATCGCATCCAAGCACACTCAACACAACACAACACAACATACAACTGCCTCTAGGACATAAACAGCAATCAATCACTATTTCAAGCCATTCAATCGCTCATTCAGGATCCGGATAGTTGGTTCGATGGAGATGGTGGTCACCACACAGATAGTATACCTTGCTCAGTGTTTCGTCGTGTAACCGCCACACAAAATGTATCTTTAAATAATTCATAGTTTATAGTTTGTATCTTCCCCCTCCAAATTGAAGAAAGACCCAAACTATAATCCGACTAACCCCAACACTCACACACATTTCTTTGGAAAGTTCtcaaatgattttgttgtgcTCATCACTCACTGTCGGCTGCCAACACAAGCGAAATACAAAATCACACACCATACACTACACACTAAACAACACACAACACACACTGTACAGTTGAACCTCAATAGGGCGGACTGCGACTGGGACTGCGGACTGTGCTTTAGGTGAATCAATGGATGAGATGAGGGACAGGAGACCAGGAGGTGGCCAGAGTGGAGCTAACGGATCGATCGATCGATGGGCGGCGGCTCCAAAATTCCGGACAATGAGATGTGATATTATGCAATTGACAAATCATCAATTGTGTgcgacaaaaaaaaacaaaaacaaataaacggAACGAGGGTTGGCCGCCAATGCCAATCGAGATTGCAACGCCCACTCGACCATGAGACAGTCGACACTTGGACACTTGACCACGCTGTCCATCCAGACGCTGAGATCGAGAGACGAGAACCGTGGCGAGAGATAGAGAGTATAGGGTATAGGGAAAGTAAAGGAACATTGTTGATGTTGAATAATTTTAAGGAatacaataaattaaattaaattgttacATTGTAAACCTCAGTTcttaagttatttatttttgtatacttAAGCAGCGCATATGACACCTTGttatatttacaaaataatactATTGCAAGTTCAGCAGACATGCCACGCCCATAGAGCTATGTATTCCCCACATTGCCACCACCCCATCATACCATCCATCCCATTATACCTCCTGTCCCCCACAccacaccaaaaaaaaaaacactcaAAATCACACCGAATCACACACACCGCTTAGAATATCGTTTAGTTTTTGTTTACACACCATCCAAATATTTcgtattatttaattttatggaATGCCCCTCCACAAGTCCACTGTACATACCCTAGGCTATACATTGTTGAGGGCATTCGCCTCTTGATTTCACCCAATCATTCTCTTTGGCACTGCCATTTCCCATATATTTTTGCGTTCGATATAATTCCCAAACTTTTCTCGACGGTCAGAGATCTTGAGTTGTTTCTTTCATTTGCCTTGGGTTGAATTTACTCCCTTATTTTTACTACTACCATAAACAACAAACAACGCTAAACAAAAAATGCTTACGCACATTGTTATCactaaaaacaacaacaaaaacacaacaacaacaacctgtctgttaaaaaacaaaaatgaaaatatgtaatattaaaaaaaaacgagaagaacatgcatacatatataaatatatatataatcaatTTGTAATTGTACCGAAATTGATAACTGTAAAGTAACAAGAAGTTTATAAAATTGCATATGATTTAAACTATAAACTAACTATAAAGAATACAATATCCCTCTATGCAGCAAGCGAAAGCGAAACCAACAGCAGTTATACATAATTGAATGTGTAATATGATGgcatacatataaataaaaatattataataaaacaaaacgaaaaaaaaaatacaaacacTGAGaaacaaccaaaaaaaaaaattgaaagcgTAATTCATTTTGTCTCTATAATAGGATAGTTAAGCCTGAACAATTTGTACGTAAAAACCAGAcgatggtgatgatgatgttgATGAGGAGGCGGAAACCTGTACTCGTAACGACTTAATAGCgaaaagtttaaataaaatttatactTGCGagttaaaaacaaaaatgcgGGCGGAACTTTTCATGATCACTGCCCCTCTTAAAAACCTATTCTGAcacttgtttttattttattgtacTACTGTGGGCAAAAATAAAggtggattttttttttgtaaaatggagaatctttatatattcttttaaatcaattccATCCCCTTTAAACTCATCCCCTCCCGATAATATACACTTATGCCAATGATTTTTTCCAGTACTCGAAACATGCCAAATAGTCCCTTTCCGTTATAGCCGTCCGCCCCTTCGAGTTTTAAgtgaatttttcaaaatttcaGATAAGTAATACTAAAAATTTAATCTAAATATTAATTAGAATTATCTCTTAGAAGCCTAGCACCAGAGAGAAACAACAACCTTATCGAATATCCTGCTTAAAGCCAAAGCAAAGTAAATGTTTTCAAAcaagttgatatcagaaattccTGAAATGACTAATAAATGCTTCTTAAAATCCCCCgtttgttttataattttaaattttatggCTACACATTCAATTCCTAAATATTCTGCTTTCAAATTCATATTTTAAATGGTCGCCAGTAAAAAATCCAACTTCCTTGGGCACTACaaaacattttctttatttataattttgaaaCTCTTCGCTCCCTTCTTAAAGATCGATCCCAAACAACTTTGACAAGTAGATTTAGGTACATAAATACTAATCGAGTAATACAATTCTTTTTATCCATTTTGCTTGGGCATCACAAAACATAGTAAATCATATAATTATATAGTTAGACAagacatatatgtatatacacgCATCGTGGTGGTTACAATTAAAACAAGTATTATTAATCGGAGCAAACATTTTGGTAAGGACTGTGTGTGGTATACGAGTGTGTGTTGTGTTTATATAAAACTTAACCAAGAACACTTGCGTTGTTAAGTATAAAGAGTTGACCTAAGCGGTATTGAAGTAACCCTAATTAATTAATCGTAAGGCGCACTAGTAGATATAGTTCAGCTGCATTTCGGCCGCTGCCAGCAGCGCATCCTGTGACTCTTTCTCCAGCTTCTTCTCGTCGTCCGTGTGACCGGAATTGGATTGCTTCTGGCAGGGCTTGGACTGTGTTTCCGTTTCCGTATCGGTTTCTGCTTCTGCTTCTGCCTCGGCGGCTTCATCCTTCGCCGCCTTGCCGGTTAGATCATGGTCATTAGCTACCTGGTTGCTGTTCCGGCAGCGGGCTATCAGATCGCTGTAGGGACGGTCGTGGAGCAGGCAGACCAACACCACGGTCATATTGTCGCCACCGAGACCGCCCATTTGGCAGTCGGGCGCCAGGCAGTGGTTCATCAGCTCCTCGCAGATTTCCTCCGGATACATGCCCATGCCGATGCGCGTGCGACAGAACTCGAGCACTTCCGCATTGGTCATAACATCCCAAATGCCATCGCAGGCCAGCACGATGAATTCCCAATCCTCCATGATCTTGCGCGTCTCTACGTCCGGGTAGGCTATACAGACGCACGGAGAACAAGAAAAAACAAGGTGATAATGGGCAATAAGAACAATGGATGCGGTGATTCTCACCTGTGACGATTTGATCTTCCGGCTTTTTGTTCGACCGCTTGAAGACAAAGTCGCCGAGTGCCCGGGAAAGTGCCAGATTGCCGTTGACCCGATTGAACTCCACCCAGCCGCCGCCATCGATGATCCGCTTGGTCTCCGCCTCGTTGTTGGGCTTGTGGTCGAGCGACAGGATCTCCAGCTGTCCGTTCACGCAGGCAATGGCCCGCGAATCCCCTGCATTCGCGCAGTACAGCTTGCTGTCTTTCACCAGGACTACAACGGCCGTGGAGCCGGCCATCTGGTCGCCCCATGACTCATTGTGTAGCATTTCGTAGTCTATGTCCAGAAAGCCCTGTAATTGCATCATAGGTTGTGAGTAATGTGTAATTCTTAGATGAGAAATCAGATTTCTAGTATGGCTTAAAATGTACCTAGGCGAGATGTA is from Drosophila suzukii chromosome 3, CBGP_Dsuzu_IsoJpt1.0, whole genome shotgun sequence and encodes:
- the Larp4B gene encoding la-related protein Larp4B isoform X1, which gives rise to MEYYLGGYVYMNGDAVKIQPPVYTNVPVETAMLATNLFGATTQIAASPAAAAAAHIPLITAAAAAAAAAGGAPPVAPPVAVAPVATASAAAAAAIVPAQQQQAHPHQAQILAHTHVAHQQQQQQQQQQQQQTLQQHIHHQQQQQQQQSPHPAQHLTYGHQPAPPQATAGGSGTVAGGVPGTVAVGGEAQDTNEYAIMNGTLAQTQDGTVLCYTTDALNNTNLVALDPQPHQIVVPVQVPVQVPVPVQLPANGSADQQQGSHNAAGGEDPNIPLDKLKQMLATQLEYYFSRENLANDTYLLSQMDSDQYVPIYTVARFNLVRKLTNDMNLITEVLRESPNVQVDEEGLRVRPNRKRCIIILREISNNTPLDDVKALFSNESCPRPISCEFVANNSWYITFESDDDAQKAFKYLREEVKEFQGKPIMARIKPKSFINRIQAVPNKMNGYRLTSPPTANVFDPSGAGAPTVGYAAAQQPRYLYTNGAALAAPASVPYSNPVLIPIPQNQFYPGLVAGPWPPGTVAATTAQCQNFYEIGGNIFTTNPLAPQAVAAGFAQAPPPTAQTMVTSKPQGGGRYNNNHRGNPNSVGGANSGPRGESRGKPPRNTQTASHIQGGSIVPIQITGAIPGGMVSVVPANIVQDPLQQAPLQQQQPQQVLQQIQQQPTSSAQQQQAAVQVNSSTRHYPIKSNWKGGMQKNLDKSYGGGVTTHHHYTTQVQALPAHSHHLQAQQQQQQQQGQSQQQHYQLASSSAVSAPQVTYVSTAPAQPQPGQHQHHLVVQQTQPQQQQQPQQPQQVALQQVQVQELQETGDGVEHGSHAMQQVNRSSNMSASSSSSLATSISKEPLQWQNRPRRRRRDEEGGLNYSPGGRVGLYGSSPSNPHQQQHLMTTSSGSNVQSGGGTDGGGASHRGGERQSHYNTIHDVPPPQHRGNYKGNNYNPHYHAQHSSMASGSHHHHHHNALSSQQQQHHMTSGTGQQGSGHHYHHHHHHNSIGSNVGNSGGLGVSSGGSGGGGSGGGSGSNSLSGGSNERGIHHSSLGYQGHQHQHQQQQQQQQQQQQQQQPPAPVQPPQFDLEDAAFPPLPATSATAPHTPQATGGASLHNTTTLSASSSGLGQKQAMHQPQQQLHQHQVLNSSVESAGGEEQRSSNQQGIESSNIHLTNSSSANNWAENRLSDVVRTGGGTGGKGKARKDNRHQQGQNQPHLAHNYQQQQQQRNPPVSPTPALGAEYGLQLQESNNTKNVTKQSSSNNNSIHVIKCQTPNINASSKEEAAGAQQHQQQLDKFNKTEDELHPKQPSQQRLVEGYVQQQQQLPPLAGHTEYSAALAAGAGACSVMEGGLTTSLAECSLGQHKKPPSVAALHAKKEANLLEKGASKHKSVATSTSTENLSAAATASKLSYAQVAQHHKAAAASDSKETGSGGSTGTLSPTGSHKMDLVFGDPAAVVAAVEKSGLATVSTEKRAVGGASPAVLSGKASGGLPATNTTQGSITVVVSAKEKDNRPNASVRQLSKEKQQHQQQHYGSATEHNTNANVGSGTGGNRKSRANNS
- the Larp4B gene encoding la-related protein Larp4B isoform X2, with amino-acid sequence MNGDAVKIQPPVYTNVPVETAMLATNLFGATTQIAASPAAAAAAHIPLITAAAAAAAAAGGAPPVAPPVAVAPVATASAAAAAAIVPAQQQQAHPHQAQILAHTHVAHQQQQQQQQQQQQQTLQQHIHHQQQQQQQQSPHPAQHLTYGHQPAPPQATAGGSGTVAGGVPGTVAVGGEAQDTNEYAIMNGTLAQTQDGTVLCYTTDALNNTNLVALDPQPHQIVVPVQVPVQVPVPVQLPANGSADQQQGSHNAAGGEDPNIPLDKLKQMLATQLEYYFSRENLANDTYLLSQMDSDQYVPIYTVARFNLVRKLTNDMNLITEVLRESPNVQVDEEGLRVRPNRKRCIIILREISNNTPLDDVKALFSNESCPRPISCEFVANNSWYITFESDDDAQKAFKYLREEVKEFQGKPIMARIKPKSFINRIQAVPNKMNGYRLTSPPTANVFDPSGAGAPTVGYAAAQQPRYLYTNGAALAAPASVPYSNPVLIPIPQNQFYPGLVAGPWPPGTVAATTAQCQNFYEIGGNIFTTNPLAPQAVAAGFAQAPPPTAQTMVTSKPQGGGRYNNNHRGNPNSVGGANSGPRGESRGKPPRNTQTASHIQGGSIVPIQITGAIPGGMVSVVPANIVQDPLQQAPLQQQQPQQVLQQIQQQPTSSAQQQQAAVQVNSSTRHYPIKSNWKGGMQKNLDKSYGGGVTTHHHYTTQVQALPAHSHHLQAQQQQQQQQGQSQQQHYQLASSSAVSAPQVTYVSTAPAQPQPGQHQHHLVVQQTQPQQQQQPQQPQQVALQQVQVQELQETGDGVEHGSHAMQQVNRSSNMSASSSSSLATSISKEPLQWQNRPRRRRRDEEGGLNYSPGGRVGLYGSSPSNPHQQQHLMTTSSGSNVQSGGGTDGGGASHRGGERQSHYNTIHDVPPPQHRGNYKGNNYNPHYHAQHSSMASGSHHHHHHNALSSQQQQHHMTSGTGQQGSGHHYHHHHHHNSIGSNVGNSGGLGVSSGGSGGGGSGGGSGSNSLSGGSNERGIHHSSLGYQGHQHQHQQQQQQQQQQQQQQQPPAPVQPPQFDLEDAAFPPLPATSATAPHTPQATGGASLHNTTTLSASSSGLGQKQAMHQPQQQLHQHQVLNSSVESAGGEEQRSSNQQGIESSNIHLTNSSSANNWAENRLSDVVRTGGGTGGKGKARKDNRHQQGQNQPHLAHNYQQQQQQRNPPVSPTPALGAEYGLQLQESNNTKNVTKQSSSNNNSIHVIKCQTPNINASSKEEAAGAQQHQQQLDKFNKTEDELHPKQPSQQRLVEGYVQQQQQLPPLAGHTEYSAALAAGAGACSVMEGGLTTSLAECSLGQHKKPPSVAALHAKKEANLLEKGASKHKSVATSTSTENLSAAATASKLSYAQVAQHHKAAAASDSKETGSGGSTGTLSPTGSHKMDLVFGDPAAVVAAVEKSGLATVSTEKRAVGGASPAVLSGKASGGLPATNTTQGSITVVVSAKEKDNRPNASVRQLSKEKQQHQQQHYGSATEHNTNANVGSGTGGNRKSRANNS
- the LOC108007179 gene encoding probable protein phosphatase 2C T23F11.1, producing the protein MGQTLSEPVTAKESSYCQNAAFRVGSSCMQGWRINMEDSHTHILSLPDDPGAAFFAVYDGHGGATVAQYAGKHLHKFVLKRPEYNDNIEQALQQGFLDIDYEMLHNESWGDQMAGSTAVVVLVKDSKLYCANAGDSRAIACVNGQLEILSLDHKPNNEAETKRIIDGGGWVEFNRVNGNLALSRALGDFVFKRSNKKPEDQIVTAYPDVETRKIMEDWEFIVLACDGIWDVMTNAEVLEFCRTRIGMGMYPEEICEELMNHCLAPDCQMGGLGGDNMTVVLVCLLHDRPYSDLIARCRNSNQVANDHDLTGKAAKDEAAEAEAEAETDTETETQSKPCQKQSNSGHTDDEKKLEKESQDALLAAAEMQLNYIY